A section of the Elizabethkingia anophelis R26 genome encodes:
- a CDS encoding ribonuclease domain-containing protein — translation MKAKFLFIAILAIFTIFTGCSNDDSRADLNASTVALSTEAKAQIAAASDIYQLTNEDVVVDYVKNNKKLPNYYVIKSVAQKAGWVASKGNLCTVLPGKAIGGDVFGNREGLLPKKTGRTYYEADLNYNCGNRNADRLIMSSDGLVYVTKDHYQTFTQK, via the coding sequence ATGAAAGCAAAGTTTTTATTCATTGCTATTTTAGCAATTTTCACAATTTTTACGGGGTGCAGTAACGATGACAGCAGAGCAGATTTAAATGCTTCAACGGTAGCATTAAGTACAGAAGCCAAAGCTCAGATTGCGGCAGCTTCTGATATTTATCAGCTTACTAATGAAGATGTTGTTGTAGATTATGTGAAAAATAACAAAAAATTACCAAACTATTATGTTATCAAAAGTGTAGCTCAGAAAGCTGGTTGGGTAGCTTCAAAAGGAAATCTTTGTACTGTATTGCCTGGGAAAGCTATTGGTGGAGATGTTTTCGGAAACAGAGAAGGGCTTTTGCCAAAAAAGACGGGCAGAACTTATTATGAAGCAGATCTCAACTACAATTGCGGGAACAGAAATGCGGACAGACTGATTATGAGTAGTGATGGGCTTGTATATGTAACAAAAGACCATTACCAGACTTTTACACAAAAGTAA
- a CDS encoding M28 family metallopeptidase has translation MKKIVLAVGSALVLFSCAVQNPQKVYESSLKSISAENLKRDLYIIASDEMQGRDTGSPGQKKAGEYMINQYKKNGIGHPPSMSSYYQKVPSEYMSKRKKINDSENILAYIEGSEKPNEIIVVSAHYDHVGMNNGEIYNGADDDGSGTVGVMAIAEAFHKAKKAGHGPKRSILFLHVTGEEKGLFGSSYYSDNPIFPLANTVANLNIDMIGRVDPLHKDNPNFVYVVGSEMLSSQLKEAVEKANKATHNLYLDYKYDDPKDPDRIYYRSDHYNFAKHNIPIAFFFDGIHEDYHKPTDTPDKIDYPLLMKRTQLVFAIAWDLANRPDRIVVDKK, from the coding sequence ATGAAGAAAATTGTATTGGCTGTAGGGTCGGCACTTGTTCTTTTTTCATGTGCTGTTCAGAACCCCCAGAAAGTATATGAAAGTTCCCTGAAAAGTATTTCGGCTGAGAACCTGAAACGAGACTTGTATATTATTGCAAGTGATGAAATGCAGGGAAGAGACACTGGTTCTCCGGGGCAGAAGAAAGCCGGTGAATATATGATAAACCAATACAAAAAGAACGGGATAGGACATCCACCCAGCATGAGTTCTTATTATCAGAAAGTTCCTTCAGAATATATGAGCAAAAGAAAGAAGATCAACGATTCTGAAAATATTCTTGCTTACATTGAAGGATCAGAAAAACCAAACGAAATTATTGTGGTTTCTGCACACTATGACCATGTAGGAATGAACAATGGCGAGATCTATAACGGTGCCGATGATGACGGATCCGGAACTGTTGGTGTTATGGCAATTGCCGAAGCCTTTCACAAAGCTAAAAAAGCAGGTCATGGTCCAAAACGTTCTATTTTATTCCTTCATGTAACCGGAGAAGAGAAAGGTCTTTTCGGATCAAGTTATTACTCTGATAATCCGATTTTCCCATTGGCTAATACTGTTGCAAATTTGAATATCGATATGATAGGAAGAGTTGACCCATTACATAAAGATAATCCGAACTTTGTATATGTAGTAGGTTCAGAAATGTTAAGTTCTCAGTTGAAAGAGGCTGTAGAAAAAGCTAATAAAGCAACGCATAACTTGTATTTGGATTATAAGTACGATGATCCGAAAGATCCGGACAGAATCTATTACCGTTCAGACCACTATAACTTTGCAAAGCACAATATTCCAATTGCTTTTTTCTTTGATGGTATTCACGAAGATTATCACAAACCTACAGATACTCCGGATAAAATAGATTATCCTTTGTTGATGAAAAGAACACAGTTAGTATTCGCTATAGCATGGGATCTGGCTAACAGACCAGACAGAATTGTTGTAGACAAAAAATAA
- a CDS encoding enoyl-CoA hydratase/isomerase family protein: MDLILTEIKNKVGFITLNSEKTLNSLSFPMIEQLGTVLKMWELSDEVVCIFLQGAGEKAFCAGGDVKKLHDAIVEQREIDPKKVPQECLDFFSKEYKVDYAIHTYPKPVIVWGSGIVMGGGIGLMVGASHRIVTEKSKLAMPEITIGLYPDVGGTWFLNRMPSAYGLYSGLTGARLDGADCRFLGLADYYIESDSKEDLVKALEQADWSGERYKTVSEVLEKFSACTKMPESKAAARELFIRKFEGVSTLKEFSDILTTYHGKDEWVDAGIKTFASGSPSSAGIIFRQLKLGVKLSLEDVFRSELNLSCQCCIHPDFVEGVRALLVDKDQSPKWSPRTQDEVTEEWIDSYFSPVWNIDKHPLKNLSLS, encoded by the coding sequence ATGGATTTAATACTTACAGAAATAAAAAATAAAGTCGGATTTATTACCCTTAATTCAGAAAAGACCCTTAACTCTCTTTCATTTCCAATGATAGAGCAATTGGGCACAGTCCTGAAGATGTGGGAACTGTCCGATGAGGTTGTATGCATCTTTTTGCAGGGAGCAGGGGAGAAAGCCTTCTGTGCCGGAGGTGATGTGAAAAAGCTTCATGATGCTATTGTAGAACAAAGGGAGATTGATCCAAAGAAAGTTCCGCAGGAATGCCTTGATTTTTTCTCTAAAGAATACAAAGTAGATTATGCTATTCATACATATCCTAAGCCTGTAATTGTGTGGGGAAGTGGTATTGTAATGGGTGGCGGAATAGGTCTTATGGTGGGAGCTTCTCATCGTATTGTTACAGAGAAAAGTAAACTGGCGATGCCTGAAATTACAATAGGTTTGTATCCCGATGTCGGTGGAACCTGGTTTTTAAACAGAATGCCTTCTGCTTATGGTTTGTATTCCGGTTTAACGGGGGCCAGACTGGATGGTGCCGATTGCCGATTTCTGGGGCTGGCAGATTATTACATAGAGTCAGATTCAAAAGAAGATCTGGTAAAAGCTCTGGAGCAGGCAGACTGGAGTGGCGAACGCTATAAAACAGTTTCGGAGGTGTTGGAAAAATTTTCGGCATGTACTAAGATGCCTGAATCTAAAGCCGCTGCCCGCGAGTTATTCATCCGGAAATTTGAAGGAGTAAGCACCTTAAAAGAGTTTTCTGATATTCTAACAACGTATCATGGGAAAGATGAATGGGTAGATGCAGGTATTAAAACCTTTGCATCAGGATCTCCGAGTTCGGCTGGTATTATTTTTAGACAGTTGAAGCTAGGCGTAAAACTGAGTTTGGAAGATGTATTTCGTTCAGAGCTTAACTTATCGTGTCAGTGTTGTATACATCCGGATTTTGTGGAAGGAGTACGTGCTCTATTGGTAGATAAAGATCAGTCCCCGAAATGGAGCCCACGAACACAAGATGAGGTCACTGAAGAATGGATAGATAGTTATTTCTCTCCTGTTTGGAATATAGACAAACATCCTCTAAAAAATCTAAGTTTAAGCTAA
- a CDS encoding glycosyltransferase family 32 protein, translating to MSIQKNIFQTFKTKKLPLLTRFHIWKIKKLNPDYSYHLYDDDDIDKFLQEEFPPQYFEAYKRLTIGAAKADFFRYAILYKKGGVYLDIDSSMSKPLKALIKPDDVAILSRERHPQFFVQWALIYEKGHPFLAKVLEHIVDNIENHRYPNDIHKTTGPTAYTKGIEASLRENPETLYRVFDGIEFRGYLKFKYKLGKFFLYSSRAEHWKQKQLTMDIIDPRMVNV from the coding sequence ATGTCTATACAAAAAAACATCTTTCAGACATTTAAAACTAAGAAGCTGCCTTTGCTCACACGATTTCATATTTGGAAAATTAAAAAACTAAATCCTGATTATTCTTATCATTTGTACGATGATGATGATATCGACAAATTTCTGCAGGAAGAATTTCCACCACAGTATTTTGAAGCTTATAAACGTTTAACAATCGGAGCTGCAAAAGCAGATTTTTTTCGTTATGCTATCCTCTATAAAAAAGGAGGTGTATATCTGGATATAGATAGTAGTATGTCGAAACCATTGAAAGCTTTGATAAAACCTGATGACGTTGCTATACTGAGCAGAGAACGTCATCCTCAGTTTTTTGTACAATGGGCATTGATCTATGAAAAAGGGCATCCTTTTCTGGCAAAAGTATTAGAACATATTGTAGATAATATTGAGAACCACAGGTATCCAAATGATATTCATAAAACAACAGGACCTACAGCTTATACAAAAGGTATCGAAGCAAGTTTAAGAGAGAATCCTGAGACCCTGTACAGAGTTTTTGACGGAATAGAATTTCGGGGATATCTAAAATTTAAATACAAATTAGGAAAGTTTTTTCTCTATTCAAGCAGAGCTGAACATTGGAAACAAAAACAGCTTACAATGGATATTATAGATCCGAGAATGGTTAATGTTTAA